A window of Aeromicrobium sp. A1-2 contains these coding sequences:
- a CDS encoding SURF1 family protein: MSPILGAFDQPGSGGVGADNYLRPVYRFLLSGRWIGFAIFVILLAAVCTRLGLWQFHRLEHRLDQNKIITTHLKTDPIDIETALEPGDVVNGDTEFTRVRATGTYDVEHQVTVKFTTRDGAPGVDVVTPLVLPSGRAILVDRGWQETANNVAHPVVPPPPSGEVTIVGWLRQNNGAGGNAVKPLDGQVRAISSDAMSSLVPQPLLNGYLNLRTESPAPSTPLAAEPTPERGQGPHFFYALQWWFFALLAVVGYFWFARAEAKERLSPTRIDGFAEQSKPVKPG; this comes from the coding sequence ATGTCGCCCATCCTAGGCGCGTTCGACCAACCCGGCAGCGGTGGAGTTGGTGCTGACAACTACCTTCGACCTGTGTACCGCTTCCTGTTGAGTGGACGCTGGATCGGATTCGCGATCTTCGTCATCCTGCTCGCCGCCGTCTGCACCCGTCTGGGGTTGTGGCAGTTCCATCGACTCGAGCATCGGTTGGACCAGAACAAGATCATCACGACGCACCTCAAGACCGATCCGATCGACATCGAGACAGCACTCGAGCCGGGCGACGTGGTCAATGGTGACACCGAGTTCACCCGGGTGCGGGCCACCGGAACGTACGACGTCGAGCACCAGGTCACGGTCAAGTTCACGACCCGCGACGGGGCGCCCGGCGTCGACGTAGTGACCCCACTCGTGCTGCCATCCGGCCGAGCGATCCTGGTCGACCGCGGCTGGCAGGAAACTGCCAACAACGTCGCACACCCGGTCGTGCCACCACCGCCCAGCGGCGAGGTGACGATCGTGGGCTGGCTGCGTCAGAACAATGGGGCTGGCGGCAACGCGGTCAAACCACTCGACGGTCAGGTCCGAGCGATCTCGAGCGATGCCATGTCCTCATTGGTCCCACAGCCGTTGCTCAATGGCTACCTGAACCTGCGGACCGAAAGTCCGGCGCCGTCGACACCCCTCGCGGCCGAACCCACTCCTGAGCGGGGCCAGGGGCCGCACTTCTTCTATGCGCTGCAGTGGTGGTTCTTCGCGTTGCTGGCCGTCGTCGGCTATTTCTGGTTTGCCCGGGCCGAGGCCAAGGAACGGCTCAGTCCGACCCGGATCGACGGTTTCGCCGAGCAGTCCAAGCCTGTCAAGCCAGGCTGA
- the moaA gene encoding GTP 3',8-cyclase MoaA has product MELIDGHGRVATDLRVSLTDRCNLRCQYCMPAEGLDWMPTEETLTDTELMRLIRIGVEILGIQDVRFTGGEPLLRRSLPDLVAATKALPSKPRTAMTSNGLGLKHTAKALAAAGLDRVNISLDTTDPATFEKITRRNRLHDVIDGLAAARDAGLVPVKVNAVLLRGINDGEAPDLLRWCMKHDYELRFIEQMPLDAQHGWNREAMVTAEETLTLLGQHFELTGLDGRGSAPAEKFLVDAGPHTVGIIGSVTRPFCGDCNRVRLTADGQILNCLFAREESDLRAALRTGASDEEIARHWAAAMMTKLPGHGIDDPAFLQSSRPMSSIGG; this is encoded by the coding sequence ATGGAGTTGATCGATGGACATGGCCGGGTCGCCACAGACCTGCGCGTCTCGCTGACCGATCGCTGCAACCTCCGCTGCCAGTACTGCATGCCTGCCGAGGGTCTGGACTGGATGCCGACCGAGGAGACGCTCACTGACACCGAGCTCATGCGCCTGATTCGCATCGGTGTCGAGATCTTGGGCATCCAGGACGTCCGATTCACAGGTGGTGAGCCGCTGCTGCGTCGCAGCCTGCCCGACCTCGTCGCCGCGACCAAGGCGCTGCCTTCCAAGCCGCGCACGGCCATGACGTCGAACGGGCTCGGCCTCAAGCACACTGCCAAGGCGCTGGCCGCGGCCGGACTTGATCGGGTCAACATCAGCCTCGACACGACCGATCCGGCGACCTTCGAGAAGATCACCCGCCGCAACCGCCTGCACGACGTCATCGATGGCCTGGCCGCCGCTCGCGACGCCGGTCTCGTACCGGTCAAGGTCAACGCTGTGCTGCTGCGCGGGATCAATGATGGCGAAGCGCCCGATCTGCTGCGCTGGTGCATGAAGCACGACTACGAGCTGCGCTTCATCGAGCAGATGCCGCTCGACGCGCAGCACGGCTGGAACCGCGAGGCCATGGTCACGGCAGAGGAGACCCTGACCCTGCTGGGTCAGCACTTTGAGCTGACTGGTCTCGATGGCCGTGGTTCGGCCCCGGCTGAGAAGTTCCTCGTCGATGCCGGACCCCATACGGTCGGGATCATCGGATCGGTCACGCGGCCGTTCTGCGGCGACTGCAACCGCGTACGCCTGACCGCCGACGGCCAGATCCTCAACTGTCTGTTCGCCCGCGAGGAGTCCGACCTGCGTGCCGCGCTGCGTACCGGGGCCTCCGACGAGGAGATCGCCCGACACTGGGCGGCCGCGATGATGACCAAACTGCCCGGGCACGGCATCGACGACCCCGCATTCCTGCAGTCATCGCGCCCGATGTCGTCCATCGGCGGCTAG
- a CDS encoding acetone carboxylase codes for MSDGLTCSAKDCTEQARHQVLWNNPKIHTPERRKIWLACDEHEKTLRAFLSARGFWKETTPSPDPAGP; via the coding sequence GTGAGTGATGGCCTGACCTGCTCGGCCAAGGACTGCACCGAGCAGGCGCGGCACCAGGTGCTGTGGAACAACCCGAAGATCCACACGCCCGAGCGGCGCAAGATCTGGCTGGCGTGCGACGAGCACGAGAAGACGCTCCGAGCGTTCCTGTCGGCCCGTGGCTTCTGGAAGGAGACCACGCCCTCCCCCGATCCCGCAGGCCCCTGA
- a CDS encoding DUF3099 domain-containing protein: protein MPNEPRKQQVFSITTAAESQSEDRGRREKRYAISMAIRTLCFVGGVILLTAVPSPWSRIGWILFAGAVFLPYTSVILANAGVRKKGSGPSPFGPEAKGQIEAPQTPPLDRE from the coding sequence GTGCCGAACGAACCGCGCAAGCAGCAGGTCTTTTCGATCACGACGGCCGCCGAGTCCCAGAGTGAGGACCGAGGTCGCCGTGAGAAGCGTTACGCAATCTCGATGGCGATCCGCACCTTGTGCTTCGTCGGTGGCGTGATCCTGCTGACCGCCGTCCCATCCCCGTGGTCACGCATCGGTTGGATCCTTTTCGCCGGCGCGGTGTTCCTGCCCTACACCTCGGTGATCCTGGCCAATGCAGGCGTGCGCAAGAAGGGCTCCGGGCCGTCGCCGTTCGGTCCCGAGGCCAAGGGCCAGATCGAGGCGCCGCAGACCCCGCCGCTCGATCGTGAGTGA
- a CDS encoding dodecin, with the protein MTDRTYRVTEIVGTSPDGITEAVDNGIKRASKTLRHLDWFEVTDIRGQVTDTDVSHYQVTMKLGFRLEDDE; encoded by the coding sequence ATGACTGATCGCACCTACCGAGTCACCGAGATCGTCGGGACCTCACCGGACGGCATCACCGAAGCCGTCGACAACGGGATCAAACGGGCCTCCAAGACCCTGCGCCACCTCGACTGGTTCGAGGTCACCGACATCCGGGGACAGGTCACCGACACCGACGTCTCGCACTACCAGGTCACGATGAAGCTGGGCTTCCGGCTCGAGGACGACGAGTGA
- a CDS encoding MFS transporter, with protein sequence MTATALAASPGRSRIRGGGFVLALAALVAMMTGASAPSPFYPVLKEQLGFSSATLTGIFAVYAIALLVALLLVGSLSDHIGRRPVISVGFVLLAASMVAFWHADSVGLLFLARIVQGVASGLLLSSLTAAVVDLEPERRPGAAATFNSVAPLGGLAVGALLAGVALEYVSAPLVVVFGSLSALYAVLAAAVWLLPETSPRHEGVLGSLRPRVGVPPPARAAFLRSSPALVAGWATGGLYLSLGAPIVAIELGGTNHVEQGLVVAVLTGVGSLACFVARHQSARRITIFGTSALSIGTALTLAALAGGTLWGFIAAAVVTGAGFGTAFLGIMRSITSTVGPHERAELFAAVFVVSYVAFGVPAVAAGVAAPHIGLAATTYVYGGLVVALSGGAALLRRFGSTD encoded by the coding sequence ATGACTGCGACCGCGCTGGCGGCCTCCCCCGGGCGAAGCCGGATCCGCGGCGGCGGGTTCGTGCTGGCACTCGCTGCGCTGGTCGCGATGATGACCGGGGCCAGCGCACCGTCGCCGTTCTATCCGGTGCTCAAGGAGCAGCTGGGATTCTCCTCGGCAACACTGACCGGGATCTTCGCGGTCTACGCGATCGCGCTCCTGGTGGCGCTGCTGCTCGTGGGCTCGCTGTCGGACCACATCGGGCGGCGCCCGGTCATCTCGGTCGGCTTCGTCCTGCTGGCCGCCAGCATGGTCGCGTTCTGGCACGCCGACTCAGTCGGGCTGCTGTTCCTGGCCAGGATCGTGCAGGGTGTCGCAAGCGGTCTGCTGCTGTCGTCGCTCACGGCAGCGGTCGTCGATCTGGAGCCCGAGCGCAGGCCAGGCGCCGCCGCGACGTTCAACAGCGTCGCACCGCTCGGTGGGCTGGCGGTGGGCGCGCTGCTAGCCGGCGTCGCGCTCGAGTACGTCTCCGCCCCACTCGTCGTGGTGTTCGGGTCGCTGTCCGCGCTGTACGCCGTGCTGGCGGCCGCCGTCTGGCTGCTTCCCGAGACGTCCCCCCGACACGAGGGGGTGCTCGGATCGCTCCGTCCCCGGGTGGGAGTTCCTCCGCCAGCGCGAGCGGCGTTCTTGCGCAGCAGCCCCGCCCTGGTTGCCGGCTGGGCCACCGGCGGGCTGTACCTGTCCCTGGGCGCACCCATCGTCGCGATCGAGCTGGGCGGCACCAACCACGTCGAGCAGGGGCTCGTGGTCGCGGTCCTGACCGGAGTCGGATCATTGGCCTGCTTCGTGGCGCGCCACCAGTCCGCCCGGCGGATCACGATCTTCGGGACCAGCGCACTGTCGATCGGCACGGCCCTGACCCTCGCCGCGCTGGCCGGCGGGACGCTGTGGGGCTTCATCGCGGCGGCCGTGGTCACTGGGGCCGGGTTCGGCACGGCGTTCCTGGGCATCATGCGGTCGATCACGTCGACCGTGGGCCCCCACGAGCGCGCCGAGCTGTTCGCCGCGGTGTTCGTGGTCAGCTACGTGGCGTTCGGCGTCCCGGCCGTGGCTGCGGGCGTCGCCGCCCCACACATCGGCCTGGCCGCGACGACGTACGTCTACGGCGGGCTGGTCGTCGCACTGTCGGGTGGCGCGGCGCTGCTGCGCCGGTTCGGCTCGACCGACTAG
- the serB gene encoding phosphoserine phosphatase SerB produces the protein MTEPVPTLHFTDPTVLVTLTGPDQSGVTTRLFSALEPFGVEVIDIEQLVVRGRLILSALLTVPEDQPGLDGTVRAVGADFGLEVTVEHGTGDNRPRRIGRSQVVVLGAPLRPAAMAALAQRIKDDGGNIDRIVRMARYPVTAIRMEVSGADPDLLQSDLAAVAHEQGVDVAVQENGILRHAQRLVVMDVDSTLIQGEVIEMIAAHAGFEAEVAAVTESAMRGEIDFSESLIARVALLAGVQESALDEVYESLTYAPGARTMIRTLKRLGYRFALVSGGFTQIIERIATELDIDYFAANQLEVVDGRLTGRIVGEIVDRAGKAEALRRFADQARIPVRNTVAIGDGANDLDMLAAAGLGIAFNAKPLVRDQARTSVNVPYLDAIVYLLGITREEVEAADAAD, from the coding sequence ATGACCGAACCTGTGCCGACCCTGCACTTCACCGACCCCACCGTCCTGGTGACCCTCACGGGTCCTGACCAGAGCGGTGTCACGACGCGCCTGTTCTCCGCGCTCGAGCCGTTCGGGGTCGAAGTCATCGACATCGAACAGCTCGTCGTCCGTGGACGGCTCATTCTGAGTGCCCTGCTGACCGTCCCGGAGGACCAGCCCGGACTAGACGGCACCGTGCGCGCCGTGGGTGCCGACTTCGGCCTGGAGGTCACGGTCGAGCACGGCACGGGCGACAACCGGCCCCGCCGGATCGGTCGCTCGCAGGTCGTCGTGCTCGGCGCGCCGCTGCGGCCCGCGGCGATGGCAGCGCTGGCACAGCGCATCAAGGACGACGGTGGCAACATCGACCGCATCGTCCGGATGGCGCGCTATCCGGTCACTGCGATCCGGATGGAGGTCTCCGGCGCAGATCCCGACCTGCTGCAGTCCGACCTGGCCGCGGTGGCACACGAGCAGGGTGTCGACGTCGCGGTGCAGGAGAACGGCATCCTCCGCCACGCCCAGCGCCTGGTCGTGATGGACGTCGACTCGACCTTGATACAGGGCGAGGTCATCGAGATGATCGCGGCCCATGCCGGCTTCGAGGCCGAGGTCGCCGCCGTCACTGAGTCGGCGATGCGCGGAGAGATCGACTTCTCCGAGTCGCTGATCGCCCGCGTGGCACTGCTCGCCGGTGTCCAGGAGTCCGCGCTCGACGAGGTGTACGAGTCGTTGACCTATGCGCCGGGCGCACGGACCATGATCCGAACCCTCAAGCGGCTCGGCTATCGATTCGCACTGGTCAGCGGCGGATTCACGCAGATCATCGAGCGGATCGCGACCGAGCTCGACATCGACTATTTCGCCGCCAACCAGCTCGAGGTCGTCGACGGTCGACTGACCGGCCGAATCGTCGGCGAGATCGTCGACCGCGCCGGCAAGGCCGAGGCGCTGCGTCGCTTCGCCGATCAGGCCCGCATCCCGGTCCGCAACACCGTCGCGATCGGTGACGGCGCCAACGATCTGGACATGCTCGCGGCGGCCGGGCTGGGCATCGCGTTCAACGCCAAACCTCTGGTCCGCGACCAGGCCCGGACCTCGGTCAACGTGCCGTACCTGGATGCCATCGTCTACCTGCTCGGCATCACCCGCGAAGAGGTCGAGGCCGCCGACGCTGCCGACTAG
- a CDS encoding ABC transporter ATP-binding protein has product MPAAFELSKVSVVRPGKVLLDHVSWTVEEDQRWVVLGPNGAGKTTLMQIISATAHPSSGKVRILGSKLGKVDVFELRTRIGHTSTAVADRIPPGESVSNTIMSAAHAVLGRWQEQYDDEDRARARQMMGEMGITALADRTFGTLSEGERKRVLIARALMTDPELLLLDEPAAGLDLGAREDLMSSLEMLSNSPEAPVLVMVSHHVEEIPVGFTHVLLLRDGKVVSQGPIESTLTGETLSATFGSRIQLTRDGGRYAARRAAYGHRADNTGEAR; this is encoded by the coding sequence ATGCCTGCGGCTTTCGAGCTCTCGAAGGTGAGTGTCGTACGTCCCGGCAAGGTCCTGCTCGACCATGTCAGCTGGACCGTCGAGGAAGACCAGCGCTGGGTCGTGCTCGGCCCAAACGGCGCCGGCAAGACGACACTCATGCAGATCATCAGCGCGACGGCTCATCCGTCGAGCGGCAAGGTACGGATCCTGGGCAGCAAGCTCGGCAAGGTCGACGTCTTCGAGCTGCGCACCCGGATCGGGCACACCAGCACCGCGGTCGCCGACCGCATCCCCCCGGGCGAGTCCGTCAGCAACACGATCATGTCCGCCGCGCACGCCGTGCTGGGGCGTTGGCAGGAGCAGTACGACGACGAGGACCGCGCCCGGGCCAGGCAGATGATGGGCGAGATGGGCATCACGGCACTGGCGGACCGTACCTTCGGGACGCTGTCCGAAGGAGAGCGCAAACGCGTCCTGATTGCTCGCGCGCTGATGACGGACCCCGAGCTGCTGCTGCTCGACGAGCCCGCCGCCGGACTCGACCTGGGCGCTCGTGAGGACCTGATGAGCAGCCTCGAGATGCTGTCCAACTCGCCCGAGGCCCCGGTCCTGGTCATGGTGTCGCACCACGTCGAAGAGATCCCGGTCGGTTTCACCCACGTGTTGTTGCTGCGGGATGGCAAGGTGGTCAGCCAGGGTCCGATCGAGTCGACGCTGACAGGCGAGACGCTCAGCGCGACCTTCGGGTCGCGCATCCAGTTGACGCGGGACGGTGGACGCTACGCCGCTCGTCGGGCAGCATACGGACACCGGGCCGACAACACAGGGGAGGCACGATGA
- a CDS encoding NfeD family protein: MIDWMQDHAWATWLGIAVVLALVELLSLDLVLLMFALGALAAAVVTGLGGPLWLAIVVFILVTVALVLLVRPPLVARLHDGPTLMTGHQALVGHTAIVVEPVDHRQGRVQLSGELWSARTQLDAESFDTGTEVLVTRIDGATVIVTAAATTKES, encoded by the coding sequence ATGATCGACTGGATGCAGGATCACGCGTGGGCCACATGGCTTGGCATTGCCGTAGTGCTGGCGTTGGTCGAGCTGCTCAGCCTCGACCTCGTGCTGTTGATGTTTGCCCTCGGGGCACTCGCAGCCGCCGTCGTGACCGGCCTCGGCGGTCCGCTGTGGCTCGCCATCGTGGTGTTCATCCTTGTCACGGTTGCCCTCGTGCTGCTGGTACGCCCGCCGCTCGTCGCGCGGCTGCACGATGGACCCACTCTCATGACGGGCCACCAGGCGCTGGTCGGCCACACCGCGATCGTGGTCGAGCCGGTCGACCACCGTCAGGGCCGGGTCCAGCTGTCCGGCGAGCTGTGGTCGGCGCGGACCCAGCTCGACGCTGAGTCGTTCGACACCGGAACCGAAGTACTTGTCACGCGGATCGATGGCGCCACCGTCATCGTCACCGCAGCAGCCACCACCAAGGAGTCCTGA
- a CDS encoding SPFH domain-containing protein, with translation MSAALVVLILLAVLAISVVSMTVKIVPQARSGIVERFGKYRTTLSAGLNIVVPFIDKVRYVIDLREQVVSFPPQPVITEDNLVVSIDTVIYFQVTDPVAATYEIANYIQAIEQLTMTTLRNITGGMSLEHALTSRDQINSGLRGELDSATGKWGIRVNRVELKGIDPPPSIIDAMEQQMRAERNKRAAILTAEGERQSAILMAEGRKQSAILTAEGDRQAQILTAQADRQAQILRSQGEAQAIQTVFQAIHDGNPDQKLLSYQYLQMLPKIAEGNNATTWIIPAELTKALGTLGGTLGTIPVDGGGSKTRIDFDEPIEDDLQPDAATNEAVQEALNAAKAAETTMSKPPAAPESGTPEPPQA, from the coding sequence ATGTCCGCAGCACTTGTCGTGCTCATCCTTCTAGCCGTCCTGGCGATCTCGGTCGTCTCGATGACGGTCAAGATCGTCCCGCAAGCCAGATCCGGCATCGTCGAACGTTTCGGCAAGTACCGCACGACGCTGTCGGCGGGCCTGAACATCGTGGTGCCGTTCATCGACAAGGTGCGCTACGTCATCGACCTGCGCGAGCAGGTCGTCTCGTTCCCCCCGCAGCCCGTCATCACCGAGGACAACCTGGTCGTCTCGATCGACACGGTCATCTACTTCCAGGTCACCGACCCGGTCGCGGCGACGTACGAGATCGCCAACTACATCCAGGCGATCGAGCAGCTGACCATGACGACGCTGCGCAACATCACGGGTGGCATGAGCCTGGAGCATGCGCTGACCAGCCGAGACCAGATCAACTCGGGCCTGCGCGGCGAGCTCGACAGCGCGACCGGCAAGTGGGGCATCCGCGTCAACCGGGTCGAGCTCAAGGGCATCGACCCGCCGCCCTCGATCATCGACGCGATGGAGCAGCAGATGCGCGCCGAGCGCAACAAGCGCGCGGCAATCCTGACCGCCGAGGGCGAGCGTCAGTCGGCAATCCTCATGGCTGAAGGTCGCAAGCAGTCCGCGATCCTGACCGCCGAGGGCGACCGCCAGGCACAGATCCTCACGGCGCAGGCTGACCGGCAGGCGCAGATCCTGCGCTCGCAGGGCGAGGCACAGGCCATCCAGACCGTCTTCCAGGCGATCCACGACGGCAACCCCGATCAGAAGCTGCTGTCATACCAGTACCTCCAGATGCTGCCGAAGATCGCCGAGGGCAACAACGCCACGACGTGGATCATCCCGGCAGAGCTGACCAAGGCACTCGGCACGCTGGGTGGCACGCTCGGCACGATCCCGGTCGACGGCGGCGGCAGCAAGACCCGAATCGACTTCGACGAGCCGATCGAGGACGACCTCCAGCCGGACGCCGCGACCAATGAAGCGGTCCAGGAGGCCCTGAACGCCGCCAAGGCCGCCGAGACGACCATGAGCAAGCCGCCGGCGGCGCCCGAGAGCGGGACCCCGGAGCCTCCTCAGGCGTGA
- a CDS encoding YbhB/YbcL family Raf kinase inhibitor-like protein produces MSLDRPVAPDPYPLLPSTASFTVTSSDVSEGQPLNDNQVNEFGDTSPHLTWSGAPEGTKSFVVTCFDPDAPIVSGFWHWVAVDIPADVTELATGAGASDDTLPGDAFHVRNDGGGMGFMGAAPPPGDQIHRYMFVVHAVGEDRLGVDGSASPAVVGFNLAFKTLGRAIISGTYAH; encoded by the coding sequence ATGAGCCTTGATCGTCCCGTCGCACCCGATCCCTATCCATTGCTGCCGTCCACCGCCTCGTTCACCGTGACGAGCTCGGACGTCTCGGAGGGGCAGCCGTTGAACGACAACCAGGTCAACGAGTTCGGTGACACCTCTCCGCACCTGACCTGGAGCGGGGCACCTGAGGGCACCAAGTCGTTCGTCGTGACCTGCTTCGATCCGGACGCGCCGATCGTGTCGGGGTTCTGGCACTGGGTCGCCGTCGACATCCCGGCCGACGTCACGGAGCTGGCCACCGGAGCTGGCGCCTCCGACGACACGCTGCCCGGCGACGCCTTTCACGTACGCAATGACGGTGGCGGGATGGGCTTCATGGGCGCCGCTCCCCCGCCGGGCGACCAGATCCACCGCTACATGTTCGTCGTGCACGCTGTCGGCGAGGACCGGCTCGGCGTGGATGGCTCGGCCTCTCCCGCCGTCGTGGGATTCAACCTCGCGTTCAAGACGCTGGGCCGCGCCATCATCAGCGGTACGTACGCTCACTGA
- a CDS encoding RNA methyltransferase, with the protein MAEIVRLDDLEDPRLRDYVDLRDVQLRLRLEADRGLFLAEGEKVVRRAIESGHQPRSFLMSPRWLEGLGDLLAMTEAPCFVLDDASIERLTGFHVHRGALAALERPVARSASDVLAAATRVVVVEDLADHTNVGATFRAVAALGFDAVLLSPRCADPLYRRAIKVSMGSVFWLPYARVDDWYEAPALLREAGFTTYAMTLSDDAVPIDTVPHDTPRLALVVGSEGHGLSRHWEQSADHRVTIPMAADIDSLNVASSVAVACWELRRR; encoded by the coding sequence GTGGCCGAGATCGTACGACTTGACGACCTCGAGGATCCTCGACTCCGCGACTACGTCGACCTGAGGGACGTCCAGCTCCGTCTGCGGCTGGAGGCCGATCGCGGGCTGTTCCTCGCTGAGGGCGAGAAAGTCGTCAGGCGGGCGATCGAGTCGGGCCACCAGCCTCGCTCGTTCCTGATGTCGCCCCGGTGGCTCGAGGGCCTGGGAGACCTGCTGGCCATGACTGAGGCGCCGTGCTTCGTGCTCGACGACGCCTCGATCGAGCGGCTCACCGGATTTCACGTGCACCGTGGTGCGCTGGCCGCGCTCGAGCGACCCGTGGCGCGGTCCGCCAGCGACGTGCTCGCCGCGGCCACCCGCGTCGTCGTGGTCGAGGACCTGGCCGACCACACCAATGTGGGTGCGACGTTCCGTGCCGTCGCGGCCCTTGGCTTCGACGCGGTCCTGCTGTCTCCGCGCTGCGCCGACCCGCTGTATCGCCGGGCAATCAAGGTGTCGATGGGGTCGGTGTTCTGGCTCCCGTACGCCCGGGTGGACGACTGGTACGAGGCGCCCGCGCTGCTGCGTGAGGCAGGCTTCACGACGTACGCCATGACGCTGTCCGACGATGCCGTCCCGATCGACACCGTCCCGCACGACACACCTAGGCTCGCGCTCGTGGTCGGGTCGGAGGGGCACGGGCTGAGCCGGCACTGGGAGCAGTCCGCCGATCATCGAGTGACGATCCCGATGGCGGCGGACATCGACTCGCTCAACGTGGCGTCGTCCGTCGCCGTGGCCTGCTGGGAGCTGCGCAGACGATAG
- a CDS encoding DUF5343 domain-containing protein, which produces MPFVSDVAWIPRVLRLVQTTIPPSKFTADHLLTNGFGPEAPQLVRFLRAVGFLDDLRHPTAAWTMYEMSEAGNRILHQLLRKAYAPLYETFLEPQLHDMRILESLVERATGYPERTSRQTVASYLSLCAVAHLEMPAEEERLEHDGFIAGRSYVVIQEMSDLLSTATFELEAAHVCFDAGALRPAHVSAWNGYVALALMRLAVDDFAAVRAVRPRWRGRTVADLALQTPGRKLIDLLVEADLLSVSDEVDVARLMRLRDAAAHPTAFRPSRHDTERYLDSVLTWSERLRQLTLA; this is translated from the coding sequence ATGCCATTCGTGTCGGACGTCGCGTGGATTCCTCGCGTGCTGCGACTGGTCCAGACGACGATCCCTCCCAGCAAGTTCACCGCGGATCACCTGTTGACCAATGGTTTCGGGCCAGAAGCCCCGCAGCTCGTCCGATTCCTGCGCGCCGTGGGATTCCTTGACGACCTGCGGCACCCCACCGCCGCGTGGACGATGTATGAGATGAGCGAGGCCGGCAACCGGATCCTGCACCAGTTGCTCCGCAAGGCATATGCGCCGCTCTACGAGACGTTCCTCGAGCCGCAGCTTCATGACATGCGGATCCTGGAGTCTCTCGTTGAGCGAGCCACCGGCTACCCCGAGCGGACCAGCCGGCAGACCGTTGCGAGCTACCTGTCCTTGTGTGCGGTCGCGCACCTGGAGATGCCAGCGGAGGAGGAGCGGCTCGAGCACGACGGATTCATCGCCGGACGCAGTTATGTCGTGATCCAGGAGATGTCAGATCTGCTGTCGACCGCAACCTTCGAGCTGGAGGCCGCACACGTCTGCTTTGACGCCGGTGCCCTGCGCCCGGCCCATGTCTCGGCGTGGAATGGCTATGTCGCACTGGCCCTGATGCGGCTGGCGGTTGACGACTTTGCGGCCGTCCGGGCTGTCAGACCCAGATGGCGCGGTCGGACCGTCGCAGACTTGGCTCTGCAGACGCCCGGTCGCAAGCTCATCGACCTGCTCGTCGAGGCCGACCTGCTCAGTGTGAGCGACGAGGTTGACGTCGCGCGCCTGATGCGGCTCCGGGACGCCGCTGCGCACCCGACCGCGTTCCGACCGTCCCGCCACGACACCGAACGCTATCTCGATTCCGTCCTGACGTGGTCCGAGCGGCTGAGGCAGCTGACCCTCGCGTAG
- the def gene encoding peptide deformylase, which translates to MRPITRWGAPVMHRELEDVTVFDDELATLVADMVATMYAAKGVGLAANQVGVDLKVFVFDCPDDDNNQVTGVVCNPVLHLPEGKERNLEDEDEGCLSLPGAFTGCARPDRAHVSGFDESGQPVDFVGDGLLARCLQHETDHLFGTVFGDRLPERARKKLYKQHQDLADNYPDDWPITILVDDPAIER; encoded by the coding sequence GTGCGTCCCATCACCCGGTGGGGCGCGCCCGTCATGCACCGAGAGCTCGAGGACGTCACGGTCTTCGACGACGAGCTCGCGACCTTGGTCGCCGACATGGTCGCCACAATGTACGCCGCCAAGGGCGTGGGCCTCGCCGCGAACCAGGTCGGCGTGGACCTCAAGGTCTTCGTGTTCGACTGCCCCGACGATGACAACAACCAGGTGACCGGAGTGGTCTGCAACCCGGTCCTGCACCTGCCTGAGGGCAAGGAGCGCAACCTGGAGGACGAGGACGAGGGTTGTCTGTCGCTCCCGGGCGCCTTCACCGGCTGTGCACGTCCCGACCGCGCCCACGTGTCGGGATTCGACGAGTCCGGCCAACCTGTCGACTTCGTCGGCGACGGCCTGCTCGCGCGATGCCTGCAGCACGAGACCGACCACCTGTTCGGTACGGTGTTTGGAGACAGACTGCCCGAAAGGGCACGCAAGAAGCTGTACAAGCAGCACCAGGACCTGGCTGACAACTATCCGGACGACTGGCCGATCACGATCCTGGTGGACGATCCCGCCATCGAACGCTAG